The Terriglobus roseus region TTCACGATGCGCAGGTTGCCCTGTACATTCGATGGTCCGGTGCAATAGCCCTGCGGAACGCGGTTTGCTGAAGTAATACCGGTAGAGATGAAGTCCGTAGCCGTTTTGCAGTTTCCGGAAACACCATTCGCAAAACCAGCGCGGTCATTGATAACGGTATCGCCATTCACGTCCGTTCCGGTCGTGATGTTGTACGGGCTACCGGAGTTCACGCTGAAGAACGGGCTCAGGTTGATTCCATACGGAGCATTCCAGTTACCGAAAAGGAACACACGGTTCGTGGCGTTGAACAACGCACGGCCGTAGTCGGTTCTCGGATTCAAGCTGTCCGTCGGAAAGGCATCCGGGCCATTCGTATTCGCCTTCGCGTTGCTGTAGGTGTAGAAGCCGAACATCGAGAAGCGCGGGCTGAGCTGCGTGCGCACGTTCACGATGATCTGGTTCTGGCGATACACGCCACCAGACTGGTACTGATACACGTAGTTACCGGCGGCTGTCGGAATCGAACGCGACATGTACATGTGATCGCCGATGGTGTTCAGGTAGTTGAACGAAACCGTGGATCGCTTGCCTACCTGCTGATCGACACCCAGGGCCGTCTGCATGTTGTAAGAAGAACGTAGATTTGCACCGAGCTGATAGATCGTCTGCGAACCAAGTGTTCCGGTGCCGCAAGCGGTCGTATTGGTGGGGCCGCATCCAGTCGTGATTGCAGCCACACTGCCATCGGCGTTGCGGGACGCACCGTAGATATTTGTTACCTGGTTGATGCCATTCTGGCGCTGTGTCTGGATGACGTCGCTCAGATCGAAGCGGTCATAGAAGATGCCCCAACCAGCACGGATCACCGTACCGGGATTTCCCTTTTTCGATGGAACACCATAGGAAAGAGCAACACGCGGAGCGATATCAGCCTTGCTGTTGATCGCGCTCTGCGATTCCAAACGCGCGCCATAGCTCAGCGTCATGTTCGGCTTGATCTTCCAGTCGTCTTCCGCATAGAAGCCCACATCCGCCAACGACTGTTCCGCACGTGGATTGTTGATTGTGGTTACGCGGTACTGGAACGGCTGACCATGGACGTAGTTGTAATCCGAGGTCAACGCCGTGCAGGGTGCAGTTGTGCAGTTGTAGGTAGGTCCGTAAGTAAACGTTCCGTTCGAACCTGCGTTGGAGAACAGCGCTTCGCGGTAAACACGCAACCGTACGCCCGCGCGGATGAAGTTCTTCTGGAGCGCGATCGACGTGTAGTTCTGCAGTTCCAGATGGTCGTTCGTGCTGTTCTGCGTTCCTGCGCTGGAACCACCACCGGTGAAATAACCGGTCACCGTCAGCGTGGGCGTTGTGTTCAGAGGTGACTGCGAGGTGATCTGGCGAACCAACTGCAAACGAGTTTCGTTAATCAGTTTGCTGCTGATGATCTGCGTATCGCTGATGGTGAGCTGATGCTCGTGAACTCCGCTGTTGTATGCCGTGGTGTTCAACGATGTAGCACCCAGGCCGGCATTGGTCTGGTCGTTATGCTCAAACTGATAGCGGATGGTCAGCGTGTTCTTCTCGCCCAGAGCCACGTCATAACGTGGCGTCAGATCCCAGCGCTTCTGCGGATGGAACGTGGCGCGGGATGCATCCGGGTACACATTCAAGGTGCAGGTAAGATCGCCCGGCTGGCACAGAACGCTAGAGCTCGGGCTCGACGTAACAGCGTAGCCAGCGAAGATGCTGTTGTCTTCAATATCGCGATAGCTTCCTGCGATGGAGTATGAGCTGGTCTTCGTCGCCGGTCCGGTCAGCGATCCGATGAAGAAGATGCGGTGATAATCCGGCTGCTGATTCGTGGAGCCGAGGAACGGGCTGGACGTGTTGAACGCCTTGTCATTGCCCTGAATGCTGAAGTTACCGTGATACTTGTCCGTACCTGGCTTCGTGAATACTTCCACACGACCAAAGCCCTGCTTATCGAACTGCGCCGAGAACGGATTCTGGTTCACACGGATTTCGCGGATGGAGGATTTCGGCGGAAGCGTGCCGCCCGTGAAACCGTCCACGTAAATCTGTCCGCCGTTCGGACCAGCCGAAGGACCAGCCAAGGCTGACAGTTCGCTGGAAAGCTCATCCGGGTCATCCGACAGCGCTTCCAGGTCCTTGTCCTTGATGACAACCGAGCTGCCGTTGGAATCGGGATCGGTGGACACCTGCGTGTTCTGGGTGGTCACGTTGATTTCCGTGGACTCCGCCTGAACCGTCATGGCCGTGTTGAGATTGACAGTTGCCGTTCCCACTCGCACACCCTGCCGAACAAACGAGGCAAAGCCCTGCATTGTGACGGTCACCGAATATGTTCCAGCCGGAACGTTGCGGAAGGTATACGCACCGTCAGAACCCGAGGTGGTCACCAGCGCTTGGCCCTTGGCGGGCGTCAGCGTCACAGTAGCGCCGGGGATCGCAGCCTGATCCGGGTCCAGCACAAATCCGGTAACCGTGGCGGCGGAAGCCGTCTGGGCATATGCCATCGGTGCGCAAAGAGTTGCGCTACCTGCCAGGCTTACCGAAAGAATCGCAATCGACAGTCGTCGAGAGCTTGAAAGGCAAAAGTTCATCATGACCCTCAAAGAAGGTGAAGTGTGAATGCTTCGGAGTTTCCGCCGCAGCACGGGAGTTGTTGATCTATCACGCGGTTGAGAGACGGAACGCTACTGCGGTCCGCCGCCACCACCCTCGCCGCCGCCAGAGCCGAGGCTCCACGGCGAAATTGTCATCTCGCTGGCCGCAGGTCCGGTCAGCAGGGGTTCCACGCCGCTTAGAAGCGTGATTGCCGTAAACGGACCGGCATTGCCATTGCCTGAGGCCACAATCATCAGGGCCTCGCCCGGCTTTAGTGCAGCCAGGGTCGTCTTGGGAAGACGCGGAATCATGGTAGCTAAATCAGCAGCACGTCCGCCACCTGGGCGTCCGCCGAAACCGCCTTGCCCACCAGGACCGCCTGAAGGGGGGCCACCAGAGGGGGGACCGCCTGCCGGGGGACCAGCGGGACGTTCTGCGCCAGCCTGTCCGCCGCCGGCCGGGACACCTTCACCCCCACCAGCACGCCGAGCACCCGCCGCGCCGCCACTTCCAAATCGTGCCGCCATCTCAGGCGGCATCGCGTGAAGGTCGCTGCCATCGCTGACGATGACAGTCTCGTTCTTCTTAGTGGCCAAATCCTTGATCACAAGGCTGTTTGCCGACGCATTGATGGAAACGATGGTGCCGGAAAGATTCTTGAAAGTACCCGAAACGATCTCATCCGCCGTGATGTTTGCTCCATCCGGAGACTTATCGCCACGCACGCGGAGTTGGTCGCCGGACTGGATCGCAGCTAACGTGCTGGGCTGCGCTTCTTCAAACTTGACCGATCCCGGGGCATAGCGACGATAGATGGTGCTGCCGGTAGTCGTAACCGTGACATCCTTTTTGCCGGAGCTAATAGCGATAGTGTTTGCGCCAGCATCTACAGATTTCACGATGCCACCTGAGCCGCGCTTCGCCCAGTCAGCCTGCGAAGCTGCATTGCGCTGCGCAATGGCCGCAGACTTAATCATGATGAGGCGGGTTGCCGTCAGCGCACCGCCGTCGCCCGGTGTTCCCGTCGCCAGGACACGATCACCCACGGCAAGCTGGTCCAGCGTCGCAGCGGAAACGGTCTTCATGTCTGCGCTCTGCTGAATGCGTGCACCGTCCCCAACCGTAACGGTTGTCGGAGCGGCACCGCCGTCCGGAGCCACTGTTAGAGTGTTGCCGGAGATGGTCTTTACCGTGCCCAGCACACGCCCTGCAGCGGGTGCAGCCTGCGCAATCGCCACCGAAGTCAACGCCAAAGGTGCGATTGCAGCCCCCATCACGGCGGCTAGAGCCAGTTTCCGTGAAATCGTTTGTAGCGTTCCCGACTGCGTCCGGCGATGGTTCAACGTCCTGCTCCAGTGATGAAAGGGTCTTCCAGGAATGCGGAAATCCTGTACTCACTTAGAAATACGGACGTGTCCTGTGAAAGTTTCGTTAGAAAAAGCTATTTCCGGCAAAAAACGGCGCAACCTGTCATTGCAACCGCCCGACCGCTATTCCGGTGGATCCTGATCCAGCGGCTGGGGCGGCCAGTGATAAACCGCCATGCTCAGCGGCGGAAGCTGGACACAGTCCTCCTTCCGGTCTGGAACAACATCGCTGCACAGCAGTAGTTCCGATCCCGGTTCCACCGCGAAGCTGGTCGCTGTCTCGGCAAAGTTGATCATTGTCCGCACGTTGCCGCGATCGGTATAGATCCATTGCTGTTCTTCATTGCAGTGGACCACCATGCGGCCAAAATCGCCTAAATTCAGGGCCAGCATTCTGCGACGAAGATGGATCAGGTCGCGGTACCAGCGATACATCTCAGCATGTTTCGGTTCCTGCAACTCGTCCCATTTCAAAATGGAAGCTCCAAACGTCTTGGGGTCCTCGGGAGCCGGCACATCTTCCGCCCATCCGAAAGCCTGAAAATCTTTCTTCCTGCCTTCGCGAACCGCCTTGCGCAGCTCTTCGTCCTGAAAGTCAGCGAAATACAACCATGGTGTAGAGGCTGCCCACTCCTCTCCCATGAACACCATGGGCAGGAACGGGGCTGTCATAACAACTCCGGCAGCCAGCTTCGCCTTTCGCATACCAACCAGTTGCTCCAACCGTTCACCGTGCGCGCGATTGCCGATCTGGTCATGGTTCTGGATGTAGCCAAGGAAGCGATGGAAGCTGATCTTGTGAATCTGTCGTCCGTGATTGTGCTGGCGAAAGCGAGAGTAGCGACCGTCATACAGGAACACCTGCTGGAGTGTGGTCGCCAGATTTTCAATTGTGCCGAAATCTTCGAAGTAGCCATGCGGCTCATGGCGAAGAAGCGTGAACAACGCGTGGTGAAAGTCGTCGCTCCACTGCGCGTCCAAGCCAAAACCATTTGCCTCACGCGGCGTTACAAAACGCGGATCATTCAGATCCGTTTCGCCAATTAGAAAGAGGCAACGGCCCAGCGACGCCGATAGGTCTTCCACCTCGCGGGAAAGCTGTTCCAGAAAGTGCATTGCGGAACGGTCAATCAGCTCATGCACCGCATCCAGCCGCAGGCCGTCAAAGTGATAATCCCTCAGCCACATGATGGCGTTGTCGATAAAGAAACGGCGCACCTGGTCGCTCCCGCCTGCTTCCAGATTGATCGCGGCACCCCACGGTGTGTGATGACGATCCGTGTAATACGGCCCAAACATCTGGGTGTAATTGCCAGCTGGCCCGAAGTGGTTCATGACCACATCCAGAATCACGCCAAGCCCCTTCGCATGGCACGCGTTCACAAACCGCTTCACGCCATCTGGACCACCGTACGTCTCGTCAGGAGCATAAGGCGACACACCGTCATACCCCCACGAAAACCTTCCTTCAAACGACGAGATAGGAAGTAGCTCGATATGGGTGATGCCAAGCTCAAAGAGATAGTCGAGCTTTCCAATCGCTGCATCAAACGTTCCTTCCTTCGTGAATGTGCCTACGTGCATTTCGTAGATCACAGCAGAAGGAAGAGGAATAGGACGGAACTTCTCGTCGGTCCACGGAAAATGCGAGTGGTCTAATACGCGCGATTCGGAATGCACGTCCTTCGGCTGCCAGAAAGAACGGGGATCAGGATAGGGCCGCGGATCATCATCGAGAATGAAAGCGTAATTGCTGCCATGCTCTGCGGCACCTACATCAGCCTTCCAAAAGCCGCGCTGCGATGGCCCTTCCATCGGATAATCCGTACCATCCACGCGCACCGATACCTTGTTGCGCCGCGGCGCCCATACCGAAAAATGATGCATCCCGACTATCCT contains the following coding sequences:
- a CDS encoding DUF5666 domain-containing protein, whose protein sequence is MNHRRTQSGTLQTISRKLALAAVMGAAIAPLALTSVAIAQAAPAAGRVLGTVKTISGNTLTVAPDGGAAPTTVTVGDGARIQQSADMKTVSAATLDQLAVGDRVLATGTPGDGGALTATRLIMIKSAAIAQRNAASQADWAKRGSGGIVKSVDAGANTIAISSGKKDVTVTTTGSTIYRRYAPGSVKFEEAQPSTLAAIQSGDQLRVRGDKSPDGANITADEIVSGTFKNLSGTIVSINASANSLVIKDLATKKNETVIVSDGSDLHAMPPEMAARFGSGGAAGARRAGGGEGVPAGGGQAGAERPAGPPAGGPPSGGPPSGGPGGQGGFGGRPGGGRAADLATMIPRLPKTTLAALKPGEALMIVASGNGNAGPFTAITLLSGVEPLLTGPAASEMTISPWSLGSGGGEGGGGGPQ
- a CDS encoding carboxypeptidase-like regulatory domain-containing protein, whose translation is MMNFCLSSSRRLSIAILSVSLAGSATLCAPMAYAQTASAATVTGFVLDPDQAAIPGATVTLTPAKGQALVTTSGSDGAYTFRNVPAGTYSVTVTMQGFASFVRQGVRVGTATVNLNTAMTVQAESTEINVTTQNTQVSTDPDSNGSSVVIKDKDLEALSDDPDELSSELSALAGPSAGPNGGQIYVDGFTGGTLPPKSSIREIRVNQNPFSAQFDKQGFGRVEVFTKPGTDKYHGNFSIQGNDKAFNTSSPFLGSTNQQPDYHRIFFIGSLTGPATKTSSYSIAGSYRDIEDNSIFAGYAVTSSPSSSVLCQPGDLTCTLNVYPDASRATFHPQKRWDLTPRYDVALGEKNTLTIRYQFEHNDQTNAGLGATSLNTTAYNSGVHEHQLTISDTQIISSKLINETRLQLVRQITSQSPLNTTPTLTVTGYFTGGGSSAGTQNSTNDHLELQNYTSIALQKNFIRAGVRLRVYREALFSNAGSNGTFTYGPTYNCTTAPCTALTSDYNYVHGQPFQYRVTTINNPRAEQSLADVGFYAEDDWKIKPNMTLSYGARLESQSAINSKADIAPRVALSYGVPSKKGNPGTVIRAGWGIFYDRFDLSDVIQTQRQNGINQVTNIYGASRNADGSVAAITTGCGPTNTTACGTGTLGSQTIYQLGANLRSSYNMQTALGVDQQVGKRSTVSFNYLNTIGDHMYMSRSIPTAAGNYVYQYQSGGVYRQNQIIVNVRTQLSPRFSMFGFYTYSNAKANTNGPDAFPTDSLNPRTDYGRALFNATNRVFLFGNWNAPYGINLSPFFSVNSGSPYNITTGTDVNGDTVINDRAGFANGVSGNCKTATDFISTGITSANRVPQGYCTGPSNVQGNLRIVKVFGFGAKTGAAARGGRNGQNGQNGQNGPGGGMPPGGGGPRGGGGGGGRGPGGPGGFGGGASSGHKYTLSVGAQIQNLFNYVPYSTPSGSLSSYSPDPSKNLFGKSTSLSSMGPGGSSAAVRTVTLQMSFNF
- the treZ gene encoding malto-oligosyltrehalose trehalohydrolase; amino-acid sequence: MHHFSVWAPRRNKVSVRVDGTDYPMEGPSQRGFWKADVGAAEHGSNYAFILDDDPRPYPDPRSFWQPKDVHSESRVLDHSHFPWTDEKFRPIPLPSAVIYEMHVGTFTKEGTFDAAIGKLDYLFELGITHIELLPISSFEGRFSWGYDGVSPYAPDETYGGPDGVKRFVNACHAKGLGVILDVVMNHFGPAGNYTQMFGPYYTDRHHTPWGAAINLEAGGSDQVRRFFIDNAIMWLRDYHFDGLRLDAVHELIDRSAMHFLEQLSREVEDLSASLGRCLFLIGETDLNDPRFVTPREANGFGLDAQWSDDFHHALFTLLRHEPHGYFEDFGTIENLATTLQQVFLYDGRYSRFRQHNHGRQIHKISFHRFLGYIQNHDQIGNRAHGERLEQLVGMRKAKLAAGVVMTAPFLPMVFMGEEWAASTPWLYFADFQDEELRKAVREGRKKDFQAFGWAEDVPAPEDPKTFGASILKWDELQEPKHAEMYRWYRDLIHLRRRMLALNLGDFGRMVVHCNEEQQWIYTDRGNVRTMINFAETATSFAVEPGSELLLCSDVVPDRKEDCVQLPPLSMAVYHWPPQPLDQDPPE